The stretch of DNA TTCATTCAATCGCACCTCGACTAAAATAATAATTTACTGTAAAAAGAATCTTTCAATATCATTCCATGTAACCACAATCATCAAAAGCATAAGCAGCGCAAAGCCGACAAAATGCACCATACCCTCCATGCGGCGGTCTACCGGCTTTCCACGTATCGCTTCATACAAGAAAAACAGCAGGCGTCCGCCGTCTAAAGCTGGAAGCGGCAGGAGATTCATAATCCCGAGATTTATGCTCAGTACGCCCGCCCATTTTGCCAGGTTTAAAATGCCGGACTGAGCGACTGTATCGGTGGAAACATAAATGCCAACAGGCCCTGACAGCATATCAAGCGAAAACTGTCCCGTTACAATCGTGCCAAGCATATTGATGATCATCTTCGTCCAAACGTACACTTCTTTGGCCCCATACGTGAACGAGCCAAGTACAGAGTGCTCAAAAGGACTATACACGCCGATACGGCCGAATGTTTCGCCTTCTGCCGTTTCTTTATCCGGCGTAACAGGTATCGTTAATTGTTCCCCATTACGATCGATCGAAAAAGTTAACTCTTTTCCTGGGTTGTCCTGAATAACCGTAACGATTTCTTTCCAGGATCCCATGTTTTCTCCATTAATAGAGATCACACGGTCTCCTTCTTTCAGGCCCGCTTCAACTGCTGCCCCATTGTTAATCACTTCACCAAGCTTTGGCTCGTCCGTTGGAATTCCCTGAATCATGGCCAGTACTACGAAAATAATGAACGCAAGAATGAAGTTAAACAAAGGACCGGCAAAAATAGCCATAGCACGCTGCGGAAGCGTTTTTGAATTAAATTGGCGGTCATACGGCGCAATTTGCGTGCTTAACTGGTCTTCGGTCATTAAAGCTTCACGGTGTACCGGATAAGTGCGCAGTTCTTCTTCGCCTTCTTCATATCCACTGATCGTTAAGCCATGCTCAAGATCCGCTTTTTCAATTTCAATCGTGCGAGCATCTTTAAAGCGATCCCGGCCATTTACAATTAAATTAACCGCCTCGCCTTTTTCATTAAAAACAACGCCAATTCTCTGGCCGGCTTTCAGTTCTGTCGTTTCCGGGTCTTCACCCGCCATGCGTACATAGCCTCCGAGCGGAAGCAGGCGGATCGTATAAACGGTTTCTCCTTTTTTATGCGCAAATATTTTTGGACCGAATCCGATCGCAAATTCACGGCATAGAATACCGGCCCGCTTAGCAAAGAGAAAGTGGCCTAATTCATGGAAAAAAACAAGCGATCCAAAGATAACGATAAACGCTATAACGGTATTCAAACGTTTCTAACCACCTTTTTTTATGATAAAAGTGAGCGTACTGCCGCCCTGGCTTCAGCATCTGCCTCCAGCACTGCCCCAAGTTCTGGTGATTGAACAGGTGTATGTCCCTCCATCGTCCGCTCCACCATTTCATCAATTTGCAAAAATGATATTTTCCGATCGAGAAAAGCAGCGACTGCTTCTTCATTTGCCGCATTCATCACGGCAGGCATCGTTCCGCCTGTGCGTCCCGCTGTGTACGCAAGATGAAGCATACGGTATCGGTCAAAATCCATCTCTTGAAAATGAAGACGGCCAATCTCGGCTAAATTCAGCTGAGCCGTACCAGGAAGAGGCAGCCGGTCCGGCCAAGTGAGTGCATACTGGATTGGCACACGCATATCAGGTGAACCAAGCTGTGCCATCACCGACCGGTCATGAAACTCAACCATCGAGTGGATGATGCTTTCACGATGCAAAATAACATCAATTTGTTCATAAGGCAGGCCAAACAGCCAGTGCGCTTCAATTACTTCAAGCCCCTTATTCATCATTGTAGCAGAATCGACTGTTATTTTCGCGCCCATAGACCAGTTTGGATGATTTAATGTTTCTTCTACGGTTACTTTTTCGAGCTCATCCCTTTTTCTATCACGGAAGCTTCCGCCTGAAGCTGTTAAAATGAGCCGGCTGATATTTTTTTCCTGTTCACCCTGCAGGCTTTGAAAAATGGCTGAATGCTCACTGTCAACTGGAAGTAAATGAACGCCCGCCTGCTTTGCGGCCTCTGTTACAATATGTCCAGCTGTAACAAGCGTTTCTTTATTAGCAATGGCGATGTTTTTTTTTGCCTTTATCGCTTTAAGCGTCGGCTCCAGGCCGACACTGCCAATCACCGCGTTTACAAGTGTGTCTGCTTCCGGAATCACTGCCGCTGCTTCAAGCCCTTCCTTTCCATACAATACGCGTATGGACGGAAACTTCGTCTGCAGGCGTTCCGCTGTATTTTTTTCAATAACGGAGACGAGCGCTGGCTCAAATTCTCGAATGATGTTTTCAGCAGCTTCCTCGTTTTTCCCTGCAGAAAAAGCCGCTAGCCGGAAAGAATTTGGATGCTTTCGTATAATATCAAGAGTCTGCACACCAATGGATCCGGTTGCCCCTAATAAACTTATCGTTTTCACTACATTCATCTCCCTACAATAGTTGAAGCATGTGCAACAGCGGAAACACGAACAGCCAGCTGTCTGTGCGGTCTAAAATCCCACCATGGCCTGGCAGCAGATTACCTGAATCTTTTACACCATAATGCCGCTTCAGAGCGGATTCTGCCAAATCGCCTACCTGGCCTGCTACAGACAGAATCGCTGCCGATACGAGTACCCACAGAGCCGGCGCCTGGAAATCAAGAAACAGCAGAAAAACTGCCGCAACGACTACGGCAGAGCCAATT from Domibacillus sp. DTU_2020_1001157_1_SI_ALB_TIR_016 encodes:
- the rseP gene encoding RIP metalloprotease RseP, producing the protein MNTVIAFIVIFGSLVFFHELGHFLFAKRAGILCREFAIGFGPKIFAHKKGETVYTIRLLPLGGYVRMAGEDPETTELKAGQRIGVVFNEKGEAVNLIVNGRDRFKDARTIEIEKADLEHGLTISGYEEGEEELRTYPVHREALMTEDQLSTQIAPYDRQFNSKTLPQRAMAIFAGPLFNFILAFIIFVVLAMIQGIPTDEPKLGEVINNGAAVEAGLKEGDRVISINGENMGSWKEIVTVIQDNPGKELTFSIDRNGEQLTIPVTPDKETAEGETFGRIGVYSPFEHSVLGSFTYGAKEVYVWTKMIINMLGTIVTGQFSLDMLSGPVGIYVSTDTVAQSGILNLAKWAGVLSINLGIMNLLPLPALDGGRLLFFLYEAIRGKPVDRRMEGMVHFVGFALLMLLMIVVTWNDIERFFLQ
- a CDS encoding 1-deoxy-D-xylulose-5-phosphate reductoisomerase, which translates into the protein MKTISLLGATGSIGVQTLDIIRKHPNSFRLAAFSAGKNEEAAENIIREFEPALVSVIEKNTAERLQTKFPSIRVLYGKEGLEAAAVIPEADTLVNAVIGSVGLEPTLKAIKAKKNIAIANKETLVTAGHIVTEAAKQAGVHLLPVDSEHSAIFQSLQGEQEKNISRLILTASGGSFRDRKRDELEKVTVEETLNHPNWSMGAKITVDSATMMNKGLEVIEAHWLFGLPYEQIDVILHRESIIHSMVEFHDRSVMAQLGSPDMRVPIQYALTWPDRLPLPGTAQLNLAEIGRLHFQEMDFDRYRMLHLAYTAGRTGGTMPAVMNAANEEAVAAFLDRKISFLQIDEMVERTMEGHTPVQSPELGAVLEADAEARAAVRSLLS